A single window of Martelella sp. NC20 DNA harbors:
- a CDS encoding XRE family transcriptional regulator yields the protein MAKSAEDVFAETMTPEMIAASDLRAKELLEEYDTLQKLRKALDLTQEHIGKKMGKKQVSVAQLEKRSDFLLSTLREYVEALGGELELVVKFEGHDPVRLAGIGEKSISEVPRKRSQSRSVAA from the coding sequence ATGGCCAAATCCGCAGAAGACGTTTTTGCCGAAACAATGACGCCTGAGATGATCGCGGCGTCCGACCTCCGGGCGAAGGAATTACTGGAGGAATACGATACCCTTCAGAAGCTTCGCAAGGCGCTCGACCTTACACAGGAGCATATTGGAAAGAAGATGGGCAAAAAGCAGGTGTCGGTGGCGCAGCTTGAAAAGCGCTCCGATTTCCTGCTTTCCACGCTTCGGGAATATGTTGAGGCTCTCGGCGGAGAACTCGAGTTGGTCGTCAAGTTCGAAGGCCACGATCCCGTTCGCCTTGCAGGGATCGGTGAAAAGTCAATTTCGGAAGTCCCCCGGAAGCGGAGCCAGTCCCGTTCCGTCGCGGCCTAG
- a CDS encoding DUF6282 family protein, which translates to MADVGADNREKARALMATIDDGVVDGLMKGAVDLHVHSGPSTMARQLDHFQAVEQAAAAGMRGIMFKDHHYSVAPFLPIMERVLGHLNVAMYGGLVLNNTTGGLNPFVVDAQLNQGAKLVWMPTAQSANHIRSSHRKSRLASNVQLKKSPGITVLDAYGDILDVVKEILDSIAAFDAILSSGHLHVYEIWKLFEEAKKRGVKRLLVNHPMYGLHFTYQDITELARFGALIEQSACLYVDSRFNVFSPDELKEHILAAGVEHSSIGSDLGQVDNPSPVEGMRQAIKLLLALGFSEADVRVMVRDNSAKLVGLD; encoded by the coding sequence ATGGCAGACGTCGGGGCGGACAACAGGGAGAAGGCGCGCGCGCTGATGGCAACGATCGATGACGGCGTCGTCGACGGGCTGATGAAGGGGGCGGTGGATCTGCACGTCCATTCCGGCCCCTCGACGATGGCGCGCCAGCTCGATCATTTCCAGGCCGTGGAACAGGCGGCGGCCGCCGGCATGCGCGGCATCATGTTCAAGGATCATCACTATTCCGTAGCACCCTTCCTGCCGATCATGGAACGGGTGCTCGGCCATCTGAACGTGGCGATGTATGGCGGGCTGGTGCTGAACAACACCACCGGCGGGCTGAACCCCTTCGTGGTCGACGCCCAGCTCAACCAGGGCGCAAAGCTCGTCTGGATGCCGACGGCGCAATCGGCCAACCACATCCGCTCCTCCCACCGCAAGTCGCGGCTTGCCTCCAACGTCCAGCTCAAGAAGTCACCGGGCATCACCGTGCTCGACGCCTATGGCGACATTCTCGACGTGGTCAAGGAGATCCTCGATTCGATCGCCGCCTTCGACGCGATCCTGTCGTCGGGCCATCTCCACGTCTACGAGATCTGGAAACTGTTCGAGGAGGCGAAGAAGCGCGGCGTCAAGCGGCTTCTGGTCAACCATCCGATGTATGGCCTGCACTTCACCTATCAGGACATCACCGAGCTTGCCCGGTTCGGCGCGCTGATCGAGCAGTCGGCCTGCCTCTATGTGGATTCGCGCTTCAACGTGTTCTCGCCGGACGAACTGAAGGAGCACATCCTGGCCGCCGGCGTCGAGCATTCCTCGATCGGCTCCGACCTTGGACAGGTCGATAACCCGTCGCCGGTCGAAGGCATGCGCCAGGCGATCAAGCTGCTGCTCGCGCTCGGCTTTTCCGAGGCGGATGTGCGCGTGATGGTCCGCGACAATTCGGCGAAGCTCGTCGGCCTCGACTGA
- a CDS encoding helix-turn-helix domain-containing protein codes for MSIRSIERGLRVLQEMNLQPYTSIASLHERTGLPKPTLVRILKTLEQAGYVENDPRVGGYQLSALVASLSSGYHKEPMVVEAGRPWAVAVTRKYQWPVSIALLDRDAVVVRFSTVPDSSVSPFHKTVNMRLPLITRGLGLAYVAFAEEEELVLILRMLQMSDDPENELARNPEKMARLIAMTKARGYATRATHVEPRNSDTIAVPVFNDAGRVVASLGLTYFRSAFSSQREACERYAPVLKSASKEITRDLTRLKSSALV; via the coding sequence GTGAGCATTCGTTCGATAGAGCGCGGACTGCGCGTGCTGCAGGAAATGAACCTGCAGCCTTATACATCCATCGCCAGCCTTCATGAGCGCACCGGGCTACCGAAGCCGACGCTGGTCAGGATCCTGAAGACGCTGGAACAGGCCGGCTATGTGGAAAACGATCCGCGCGTCGGCGGCTATCAGCTGAGCGCGCTGGTGGCCTCGCTCAGTTCCGGCTACCACAAGGAGCCGATGGTGGTGGAGGCAGGCCGCCCCTGGGCCGTGGCCGTCACCCGCAAATATCAGTGGCCGGTCTCGATCGCGCTCTTGGACCGCGATGCCGTGGTGGTGCGGTTTTCGACCGTGCCGGACAGTTCGGTCTCGCCGTTCCACAAGACCGTCAACATGCGCCTGCCGCTGATCACCCGCGGCCTCGGACTTGCCTATGTCGCCTTTGCCGAGGAGGAGGAACTGGTGCTGATCCTGCGCATGCTGCAGATGTCGGACGACCCCGAAAACGAGCTTGCCCGCAACCCGGAAAAAATGGCGCGGCTGATCGCGATGACCAAGGCGCGCGGCTATGCCACCCGCGCCACCCATGTCGAGCCGCGCAACTCCGATACCATCGCCGTGCCCGTGTTCAACGACGCCGGCCGCGTGGTCGCAAGCCTCGGCCTCACCTATTTCCGCTCCGCCTTCTCCTCCCAGCGCGAAGCCTGCGAACGCTACGCCCCGGTCCTGAAATCCGCCTCGAAGGAGATCACGCGGGATCTGACGCGGTTGAAGAGCAGTGCTTTGGTTTGA
- a CDS encoding AAA family ATPase translates to MDNFFVISGCSGGGKTTLIAALARRGHAAVEEPGRRIVAEELAGDGAALPWVDPEAFARRAIDMAIADFERMRRHDGPVFFDRGLVDAVAALSHVTGAAPGLLSQYRYNAVAFMTPPWPEIFENDDERRHGLERGVEEYQRLLKFYPAHGYRPVILPKMAVEARVDFVLGHV, encoded by the coding sequence GTGGACAATTTCTTCGTCATTTCCGGCTGTTCGGGCGGGGGCAAGACGACGCTGATTGCAGCCCTTGCCCGCCGCGGCCATGCGGCCGTGGAAGAGCCCGGCCGCCGGATCGTGGCGGAGGAACTGGCAGGCGATGGCGCGGCCCTGCCATGGGTTGATCCCGAAGCCTTCGCCCGGCGCGCCATCGACATGGCGATCGCCGATTTCGAGCGAATGCGCCGCCATGATGGCCCGGTGTTCTTCGATCGCGGCCTTGTGGATGCGGTGGCAGCACTTTCTCATGTCACCGGTGCCGCACCCGGCCTGCTTTCGCAATACCGCTACAATGCCGTCGCGTTCATGACGCCGCCCTGGCCGGAGATCTTCGAAAACGACGACGAGCGCCGGCACGGGCTGGAACGGGGCGTGGAAGAATATCAGCGCCTGCTGAAATTCTATCCCGCGCACGGCTATCGCCCGGTCATCCTGCCGAAGATGGCGGTGGAGGCGCGGGTCGATTTTGTCCTCGGCCATGTTTGA
- a CDS encoding Hsp70 family protein, translating to MSALGLDFGTTNTVIAIPGDNAGETRSLSFESRAGITDTMRTCLSFMKDRQAGFGAPLATEAGAAAIRTLIDHPGECRFLQSIKTYAASPLFKETAVLGRRHSFADLMAVFLEKLMSYAGDGWPADISRVVAGRPVRFAGIGADEALALARYNDALSRFGFPEIRFVLEPVAAAWYFAERLQSDANVLVADFGGGTTDYSIIRFSRTAGKLSAEPLSHSGVGVAGDMFDYRIIDNVVSPMIGKGTHYKSFGKTLDVPSNYYANFGRWSQLSIFKTTRDFTDLKSLVRDATDPDALDLFIDLIENDEGYPLYEAVSAAKRALSDGDEAEFFFAPLGRDSRRTIRRADFEGWISGELGQMEAALDEAIEGAGLSPQEIDKVFLTGGTSFVPAVRKIFENRFSEIETGGELLSIAHGLALIGAGEAFPREV from the coding sequence ATGAGCGCGCTCGGCCTCGACTTCGGCACGACCAACACCGTGATCGCGATCCCCGGCGACAATGCCGGCGAGACCCGGTCGCTCTCCTTCGAAAGCCGCGCCGGCATCACCGATACGATGCGCACCTGCCTGTCCTTCATGAAGGATAGGCAGGCGGGCTTCGGCGCGCCGCTTGCCACCGAGGCCGGTGCCGCCGCAATCCGCACGCTGATCGACCATCCCGGCGAATGCCGGTTCCTGCAATCGATCAAGACCTATGCGGCAAGCCCGCTGTTCAAGGAAACCGCGGTTCTCGGCCGCCGCCATTCCTTTGCCGATCTGATGGCGGTGTTTCTGGAAAAGCTGATGAGCTATGCCGGCGATGGCTGGCCGGCGGATATCAGCCGCGTCGTCGCCGGCCGGCCGGTGCGTTTTGCCGGCATCGGCGCGGATGAGGCGCTGGCGCTCGCGCGCTACAACGACGCGCTGTCGCGCTTCGGCTTTCCCGAGATCCGCTTCGTGCTGGAGCCGGTGGCGGCGGCCTGGTATTTCGCCGAGCGGCTTCAAAGCGATGCAAATGTGCTGGTCGCCGATTTCGGCGGCGGCACCACCGACTATTCGATCATCCGGTTTTCGAGGACGGCGGGAAAGCTCTCCGCCGAGCCGCTGTCGCATTCCGGCGTCGGCGTTGCCGGCGACATGTTCGACTACCGCATCATCGACAATGTCGTGAGCCCGATGATCGGCAAGGGCACGCATTACAAAAGCTTCGGCAAGACCCTCGACGTGCCGTCGAATTACTACGCCAATTTCGGCCGCTGGAGCCAGCTTTCGATCTTCAAGACCACCCGCGACTTCACCGACCTGAAAAGCCTGGTGCGCGATGCGACAGACCCGGACGCGCTGGACCTGTTCATCGACCTGATCGAGAATGACGAGGGCTATCCGCTCTATGAAGCCGTCTCGGCCGCCAAGCGGGCGCTGTCGGACGGCGACGAGGCCGAATTCTTCTTCGCGCCGCTCGGCCGCGACAGCCGCCGCACCATCCGCCGCGCCGATTTCGAGGGCTGGATTTCCGGCGAGCTCGGCCAGATGGAGGCAGCGCTCGACGAGGCGATCGAGGGTGCCGGGCTTTCACCGCAGGAGATCGACAAGGTGTTCCTGACCGGCGGCACCTCGTTCGTTCCGGCCGTGCGCAAGATTTTCGAGAACAGGTTTTCGGAGATCGAGACGGGCGGCGAACTGCTTTCGATCGCCCACGGTCTGGCGCTGATCGGGGCGGGCGAGGCGTTTCCGCGAGAGGTCTGA
- a CDS encoding ABC transporter permease subunit: MSDSTLGQPVQKRNIRLQMLSEFWHYFSQNKGAVVGLVIIICLVLVAVFAPLLAPHNPDQQYRDMFLTPPFWQEGGTLTFPLGTDAVGRDMLSRLIFGSRYSLVIGLVVVSVALLLGITLGLLAGFFRGWVDVAIMRVMDVILAFPPLLLALVLVAVLGPGLFNAMIAIALVLQPHFARLTRAAVMAEARREYVVSARVAGARNLRLMFKTILPNCLAPLIVQATLSFSNAILEAAALGFLGMGAQPPTPEWGTMLAEAREFILRAWWVVTFPGLAILITVLAINLVGDGLRDALDPKLKRS; this comes from the coding sequence ATGTCAGACAGCACGCTGGGCCAGCCGGTCCAAAAAAGAAATATCCGCCTGCAGATGCTGTCCGAATTCTGGCACTATTTCAGCCAGAACAAGGGCGCGGTCGTCGGCCTCGTCATCATCATTTGTCTGGTGCTGGTTGCGGTGTTCGCGCCGCTTCTGGCGCCGCATAATCCGGATCAGCAATATCGCGACATGTTCCTGACCCCGCCATTCTGGCAGGAAGGCGGAACGCTGACCTTCCCGCTCGGCACGGACGCGGTCGGCCGCGACATGCTCTCGCGGCTGATCTTCGGCTCGCGCTATTCGCTTGTGATCGGCCTCGTGGTGGTGTCGGTGGCGCTGCTGCTCGGGATCACGCTCGGGCTGCTGGCCGGCTTCTTCCGCGGCTGGGTCGATGTCGCGATCATGCGGGTGATGGACGTGATCCTCGCCTTCCCGCCGCTGCTTCTGGCGCTGGTGCTGGTCGCAGTGCTCGGCCCCGGCCTGTTCAATGCCATGATCGCCATTGCCCTTGTGCTGCAGCCGCATTTCGCGCGGCTGACGCGGGCGGCGGTAATGGCGGAAGCGCGCCGGGAATATGTGGTCTCGGCCCGCGTCGCGGGCGCGCGCAATCTGCGGCTGATGTTCAAGACCATCCTGCCGAATTGCCTTGCGCCGCTGATCGTGCAGGCCACGCTCTCCTTCTCCAACGCCATTCTGGAGGCCGCCGCCCTTGGCTTTCTCGGCATGGGCGCGCAGCCGCCGACGCCGGAATGGGGCACGATGCTGGCGGAGGCCCGCGAATTCATCCTGCGCGCCTGGTGGGTCGTCACCTTCCCCGGCCTTGCCATCCTGATCACGGTTCTGGCGATCAATCTCGTGGGCGACGGCCTGCGCGACGCGCTCGATCCCAAGCTGAAGCGGAGTTAG
- a CDS encoding ABC transporter ATP-binding protein, with amino-acid sequence MPLLDVQNLSVSFPTAAGETTVLHNASYRIDRGEVLAIVGESGSGKSVAMLAVMGLLPTTATVKADRIAFEGRDISNLSAKERRRIIGKDIAMIFQEPVASLNPCFTAGFQIDEVLKQHTDLDRKARHARAIELLQAVGLPDPEDRLKAYPHQMSGGQCQRIMIAIAMACAPKLLIADEPTTALDVTIQKQILELLANLQAETGMALIMITHDMGVVAETADRVVVQYKGRMMEEADVLSLFENPKHAYTRALLSALPENATGDRLPTIDYSADYTGGAA; translated from the coding sequence ATGCCGCTGTTGGACGTTCAGAACCTTTCCGTCAGCTTCCCGACCGCCGCGGGCGAAACCACGGTGCTGCACAACGCCTCCTACCGGATCGACAGGGGCGAGGTGCTGGCGATCGTCGGCGAGAGCGGGTCCGGCAAGTCGGTGGCGATGCTCGCCGTGATGGGCCTGCTGCCGACGACGGCGACCGTGAAGGCCGATCGCATCGCCTTCGAGGGCCGCGATATCTCGAACCTTTCGGCAAAGGAAAGGCGCCGGATCATCGGCAAGGATATCGCGATGATCTTTCAGGAGCCGGTCGCGAGCCTCAACCCGTGCTTCACCGCCGGGTTCCAGATCGACGAGGTGCTGAAACAGCATACCGACCTCGACAGGAAGGCCCGCCATGCCCGCGCCATCGAACTGCTTCAGGCCGTCGGCCTGCCGGACCCGGAAGACCGTCTGAAGGCTTATCCGCACCAGATGTCGGGCGGCCAGTGCCAGCGCATCATGATCGCGATCGCCATGGCCTGCGCACCGAAGCTGCTGATCGCCGACGAGCCGACCACCGCGCTCGACGTCACGATCCAGAAGCAGATCCTCGAACTGCTCGCCAATCTTCAGGCCGAGACCGGCATGGCGCTGATCATGATCACCCATGACATGGGCGTGGTGGCTGAAACCGCCGACCGGGTGGTGGTGCAATACAAGGGCCGGATGATGGAGGAGGCCGACGTGCTGTCGCTGTTCGAAAACCCGAAACACGCCTACACCAGGGCGCTGCTTTCGGCGCTGCCCGAAAACGCCACCGGCGACCGCCTGCCGACCATCGACTATTCCGCCGATTACACCGGAGGTGCCGCATGA
- a CDS encoding ABC transporter permease subunit, producing the protein MLRFLFSKLLLIIPTFIGITIVAFGFVRVLPGDPVLLLAGERGMDPDRYQKLLHQFGYDRPIVVQYLDYVWGLLHGDFGVSIATKQPVFREFLNLFPATAELAICAMLLAIIIGIPAGILSAVKRGSVFDQATMGVALTGYSMPIFWWGLLLIILFSGILGWTPVSGRISLLYYFPAVTGFMTIDSLLSGEKGAFTSALSHLILPSIVLATIPLAVIARQTRSAMLEVLGEDYVRTARAKGLSGRRVIGVHALRNAMIPVITTIGLQVGMLMAGAILTETIFSWPGIGKWMIDSISRRDYPVVQGGLVLIAGLVMLVNLLVDLTYGFINPRIRHQ; encoded by the coding sequence ATGCTCAGATTTCTGTTCAGCAAGCTTTTGCTGATTATCCCGACCTTTATCGGGATCACCATCGTTGCCTTCGGCTTCGTGCGCGTCCTGCCCGGCGATCCGGTGCTGCTTCTGGCCGGCGAGCGCGGCATGGACCCCGACCGATACCAGAAGCTCCTCCACCAGTTCGGTTACGACCGTCCGATCGTGGTGCAGTATCTCGATTATGTCTGGGGGCTGCTGCATGGCGATTTCGGCGTTTCGATCGCCACCAAGCAACCGGTGTTCCGGGAGTTCCTGAATCTGTTCCCGGCCACCGCCGAACTCGCGATCTGCGCGATGCTGCTTGCCATCATCATCGGCATACCGGCGGGCATCCTGTCGGCGGTCAAGCGCGGCTCGGTGTTCGACCAGGCGACCATGGGCGTCGCGCTCACCGGCTATTCGATGCCGATCTTCTGGTGGGGTCTGCTGCTGATCATCCTGTTTTCCGGGATTCTCGGCTGGACGCCGGTGTCCGGCCGCATCTCGCTGCTCTATTATTTCCCGGCGGTCACCGGCTTCATGACGATCGACTCGCTGCTGTCGGGCGAAAAGGGCGCGTTCACCTCGGCGCTTTCCCACCTGATCCTGCCATCAATCGTGCTGGCCACCATCCCGCTTGCGGTGATCGCCCGCCAGACCCGCTCGGCGATGCTGGAAGTGCTGGGCGAGGACTATGTCCGCACCGCCCGCGCCAAGGGGCTTTCCGGCAGGCGCGTCATCGGGGTTCATGCGCTCAGAAACGCGATGATCCCGGTGATCACCACGATCGGCCTGCAGGTCGGCATGCTGATGGCCGGCGCGATCCTGACCGAGACGATCTTTTCCTGGCCGGGCATCGGCAAGTGGATGATCGATTCGATTTCGCGCCGCGACTATCCGGTCGTCCAGGGCGGGCTGGTACTGATTGCCGGGCTGGTGATGCTCGTCAATCTGCTCGTCGACCTGACCTACGGCTTTATCAACCCGCGCATCCGCCACCAATAG
- the folE gene encoding GTP cyclohydrolase I FolE, giving the protein MNTIATDIDALEAARLQREAIMKAVHDILVALGEDPAREGLRDTPLRVAKMYQEVFSGRDEDPRTHLDTVFQEDGHDDIVVVRDIVFHTMCEHHLLPFFGKAHIAYLPDGGRLTGLSKLARVVDTISRRPQLQERLTGQIADAIEDALAPKGVMVMVEAEHMCMAMRGIKAHGSKTVTLVTRGLFDTDRDRRAETLSLLKGAA; this is encoded by the coding sequence GTGAACACAATTGCGACCGATATCGATGCCCTCGAGGCCGCCCGTCTTCAGCGCGAGGCGATCATGAAGGCGGTTCATGATATTCTGGTGGCGCTCGGCGAGGATCCCGCCCGCGAGGGCCTGCGCGATACGCCCCTCCGGGTCGCCAAGATGTACCAAGAGGTGTTTTCCGGCCGCGACGAAGACCCGCGCACCCATCTTGATACCGTGTTTCAGGAAGACGGCCATGATGACATCGTCGTCGTCAGGGATATCGTGTTTCACACCATGTGCGAGCATCATCTGCTGCCGTTCTTCGGCAAGGCCCATATCGCCTACCTGCCCGATGGCGGCCGGCTGACCGGCCTTTCCAAGCTCGCCCGCGTGGTTGATACCATTTCCCGCCGCCCGCAATTGCAGGAACGCCTGACCGGCCAGATCGCGGATGCGATCGAAGACGCGCTCGCGCCGAAGGGCGTGATGGTGATGGTCGAGGCCGAGCACATGTGCATGGCGATGCGCGGCATCAAGGCGCACGGCTCCAAAACCGTCACCCTCGTCACCCGCGGCCTGTTCGATACCGACCGCGACCGCCGCGCTGAAACGCTGTCGCTGCTGAAGGGCGCTGCCTGA
- a CDS encoding DMT family transporter, translating into MAAASRMSGVGLAVAAVAVLSGVDALAKSLGAELSSFQVVFLRYAVSALFLALFVCIFVRKWPRRGFMKAHILRGFLAAVTASLFFYGLVGMPLLMALALAMTAPIYMAMLGALVFGERPGRSVLIALALAVSGSALIVAAKGSGFAGPPVTLPVIAAGLGAPLAYAFTAIAMKKSSADDHPVTLSLMQTVFAGLFCLPLAIVLWQTPAPALYWQIGLIGLCGAVGFICLISALARIPASLYAVIDYSALVWAGFFGFVFFGEIPAWPTLFGGGLIVIACLLTARDQRAPDRITTKSGLEP; encoded by the coding sequence ATGGCAGCAGCAAGCCGGATGTCCGGCGTCGGCCTTGCGGTGGCGGCGGTGGCCGTGCTTTCGGGCGTTGATGCGCTGGCCAAGAGCCTCGGCGCGGAACTGTCGAGCTTTCAGGTCGTGTTCCTGCGCTATGCCGTCTCGGCGCTGTTTCTTGCGCTGTTCGTCTGCATCTTTGTTCGCAAATGGCCGCGCCGGGGGTTCATGAAGGCCCATATCCTGCGCGGCTTTCTGGCGGCGGTGACGGCCAGCCTGTTCTTCTACGGCCTTGTCGGCATGCCGCTTTTGATGGCGCTGGCGCTGGCGATGACGGCGCCGATCTATATGGCGATGCTGGGCGCGCTGGTGTTTGGCGAACGGCCCGGCCGCTCGGTGCTGATCGCGCTGGCGCTCGCGGTTTCCGGCTCGGCGCTGATCGTTGCCGCCAAGGGCTCGGGCTTTGCCGGCCCGCCGGTCACGCTGCCGGTGATCGCGGCGGGGCTTGGCGCGCCGCTCGCCTATGCCTTCACGGCGATCGCGATGAAGAAGTCCTCGGCCGACGATCATCCGGTGACGCTGAGCCTGATGCAGACCGTCTTCGCCGGGCTTTTCTGCCTGCCGCTGGCCATCGTGCTGTGGCAGACGCCCGCGCCCGCGCTCTACTGGCAGATCGGGCTGATCGGGCTTTGCGGCGCGGTCGGCTTCATCTGCCTGATTTCCGCCCTTGCCCGCATCCCCGCCTCGCTTTACGCCGTCATCGATTATTCGGCGCTGGTCTGGGCCGGCTTCTTCGGCTTCGTGTTTTTCGGCGAGATACCGGCATGGCCGACGCTGTTCGGCGGTGGGCTGATCGTGATTGCCTGCCTGCTGACGGCGCGCGACCAGCGGGCGCCGGATCGGATCACGACGAAATCAGGGCTTGAACCCTGA
- a CDS encoding ATP-binding cassette domain-containing protein, protein MSEIVAKGTGIVRDYIVPGGMFRNARTVRALKGVDFSVERGRTLALVGESGCGKSTLARIITMIDAQTGGDLEIEGQAVDISKTRPTPGQRRKVQIVFQNPYGSLNPRQKIGDVLMEPLLLNTDDTASDRRDKAHDLLKKVGLGPEHFDRYPHMFSGGQRQRIAIARALILNPSLLVLDEPVSALDLSVQAQILNLLADLQDEFDLTYIFVSHDLSVVRYICDEIMVMYFGEVVERGTRDAVFSDPQHDYTRTLFKATPKADVESIRARLAAKQAKMAAGG, encoded by the coding sequence ATGAGCGAGATCGTAGCGAAAGGCACCGGTATCGTGCGCGATTACATCGTGCCCGGCGGCATGTTCAGGAATGCCCGCACGGTGCGTGCGCTGAAGGGCGTCGATTTTTCCGTCGAGCGCGGCAGGACGCTGGCGCTTGTGGGGGAATCCGGCTGCGGCAAGTCCACGCTTGCCCGGATCATCACCATGATCGATGCCCAGACCGGTGGCGACCTCGAAATCGAGGGTCAGGCCGTCGACATTTCGAAAACGCGGCCGACGCCCGGGCAGCGCCGCAAGGTGCAGATCGTGTTCCAGAACCCGTACGGCTCGCTCAACCCGCGCCAGAAGATCGGCGACGTGCTGATGGAACCGCTGCTGCTCAATACCGATGACACGGCGAGCGACCGCCGCGACAAGGCCCATGACCTTCTGAAGAAGGTCGGCCTCGGGCCCGAGCATTTCGACCGTTATCCGCACATGTTCTCCGGCGGCCAGCGCCAGCGGATCGCGATCGCCCGCGCGCTGATCCTCAATCCGAGCCTGCTGGTGCTCGACGAGCCGGTCTCCGCGCTCGATCTCTCGGTGCAGGCCCAGATCCTGAACCTGCTTGCCGACCTTCAGGACGAGTTCGACCTCACCTATATCTTCGTTTCCCACGACCTGTCGGTGGTGCGCTATATCTGCGACGAGATCATGGTGATGTATTTCGGCGAAGTGGTCGAACGCGGCACCCGCGACGCCGTGTTCTCCGACCCGCAGCACGACTATACCCGGACCCTGTTCAAGGCGACGCCGAAGGCCGACGTGGAGAGCATCCGCGCAAGGCTCGCCGCCAAGCAGGCGAAGATGGCGGCTGGCGGATAG
- a CDS encoding MliC family protein codes for MKAAIFIAISISLAALHAKAEDKVSLALPEGTTEISASYDCGDFTLDARYINGGQIALAELQWPDNHVIAANVIAASGARYAAGPYVWWSKGNDGTLYNVTKGENDPGIACTGKS; via the coding sequence ATGAAAGCCGCAATTTTCATCGCAATTTCGATTTCGCTCGCCGCCCTTCATGCCAAAGCGGAGGACAAGGTTTCGCTCGCGCTGCCCGAAGGGACCACGGAGATCTCGGCCAGCTACGACTGCGGCGATTTCACGCTCGACGCCCGCTACATCAATGGCGGACAGATCGCGCTCGCGGAGCTTCAGTGGCCCGACAATCACGTCATCGCCGCCAACGTCATCGCAGCCTCCGGCGCGCGCTATGCCGCCGGTCCCTATGTCTGGTGGAGCAAGGGCAATGACGGCACGCTTTACAACGTCACCAAGGGTGAAAACGATCCCGGCATTGCCTGCACCGGCAAATCCTGA
- a CDS encoding type II toxin-antitoxin system RelE/ParE family toxin: MAWNVVFDDSFADEFKAFDKEVKIELRAMILLLGERGPELGRPRADTLNGSKYANMKELRFNAADGAWRAAFAFDPHRKAVILVAADKSGTSEKKFYKTLIGTADKRYKAHLNALEKK, from the coding sequence ATGGCATGGAATGTGGTATTCGATGATAGCTTCGCCGACGAGTTCAAGGCGTTCGACAAAGAGGTCAAGATCGAGTTGCGCGCAATGATCCTGCTGCTCGGGGAGCGTGGACCTGAGCTCGGACGACCACGGGCTGACACACTCAACGGCTCGAAATACGCAAACATGAAGGAGCTTCGGTTTAATGCCGCTGATGGAGCCTGGAGGGCCGCCTTTGCATTCGACCCCCACAGGAAAGCCGTTATCCTCGTCGCGGCTGACAAATCGGGCACTAGCGAGAAGAAGTTTTACAAGACGCTGATCGGTACGGCCGATAAGCGTTACAAGGCGCATTTGAACGCGTTGGAGAAGAAGTGA